TAATAGTCAAGGAAAATTCATTTTTGCACTAATTTTGCCAAGATTTTTTCCAGATTAACATTTTTGGTGTCAAATCAAATGACCCATACAAATCATATTTActgattttctttgatttttttttttttcaaaatggcggccaaggaaaattttgttttgcactaAAATCAGTAAGTACATGAATGTTACTGGTCTAAAATAACAGCCTACAAGTTTGTGAATCATAAAAATCATGTATATGTTCTTgatcttttatttccttttttgttttccaaaatggCCGCTAATGTTAGCCCACAGCTAGCATTTGGCTAAACcactaaacacaaaaaattgaGGGCAAACTAATGTTTAAGCACTGGACGCAAAAATATgatagcagaagctaatgctaaactgctAAAcccatataaaaaaaaagccttttccaaacacattaaaatattaccagatgctaatgctaagctgctgattacattttaaacattagcagaagctaatgctaatcatTAAGGCGACTGTctctgttttggtgtttttggaaGAATCGGGTGACCATCgtcaaaaacagaagataaagtTCATCCAAGTCATGAAAATGGGGAACATTTTCTAACAATAATCGGTTTAAAACTCTCAAaaacggcggccatcttgaaagGTGGCTGTcaacctaaaatattttttagaaatatccacatttgaagggtttttgcaggttttttgcagttttgcctGCATGTCTCTTTGGCAGCAACGGCTCCTCGCTCTGCACATCTGTGGTTTCTGCTTGATTTTCTCTGTAACTTTCTCTGCAACCCTGACGGGGTTTTCTCTCCGCTGTGCAGCTGTGTCCGGTGGTGCCGCTCAGCTCGCTGGGGACGGACGGCGTGTGCGAACGCCTCAGACAGATCGACGGGATGGACCCCAGCATGCTGCCGCAGTACGCTGCGACCGTCACTAAGGTGGAGAACTGCACTCCTCTGCCTGAAATTTAACCATCAGGTTCAGCGAGAACTCACTGGTTCTGTTTCAGGCTAACATCAACGGCCGGGTTCTGACTCACTGCAACCTGGATGAGCTGAAGAAAGAGATGGACATGAACTTTGGAGACTGGCAACTTTTCAGAGGAATGGTGAGAGAAATTACTCCAAACTACGACTGTAGTAGTTAAGAATGCtaaaaatgaagctaaataatGTTAACTTAAtactttttatcatttaaaacacTTGCAAATACTTGTTTAGGAAGAACAGAGAAGATTGATGGAGATAAATCCAGAACCCATTAGAGAAACGCAGCCAGAGACACAATGAGATGTTAAAGTGGCCTAGTCCAAGTCCAGACCAAAATCCATCAGAGATGGTTCAAGATGTTGAAATGACTTCTTCATTCTACAAATATTCCAAATTTATTCTTATAATATTGACTTTttgttgtataaatttcttatattattcaaactttattcttgtaatattattacGTCATTGTCTTACAactttttttactaaaattactttattatcGTGTTATTACGACTTTTTTGCTCATGTTAAGACTTTTTGTCGTACATCTTTATTCTCGCAGTTTTTATGTTCATACAAATGaacgacttttttttttttcttgcagttttacttttattctcatattattgcgacgtttttattttattattttactttgttttcataGAAATCCTATTTACTGATTCGTACGACTTTATTGTATTATTTCGACTTTCCGCCATGCGATTTCTCGTGttgttaaaactttattcttgtatcgTTTTATCGTTTTATTGGCCGTTTTACCGCCTGGCTGTAACGTGAAGCGGGAACTCACTGTGCGTCGTCCTGTTTTGCTGAAATGCGTTGCTGCAGGTGATGGAGCAGCGGCATGCGGAGACGCAGGCGGCGCTGCAGGAAGAGTCTCGTGCCGCCAGCGAGCAAGGCAGCAGCGTTCTCCACGGGGAGTCGGGCCTGCGCCCAGCGGGGACGCAGCGCGACGGCGCCACCGCCTTCGGCCTGGCCCTGAGCTTCGAGGAGCTGAGCGGCGCCGGGCTGGAGGAGCCGCCGCGGCGCAGCAGCAACCCGCAGTGGACGGTTGGTGGACAGCAACCAGATGAATCGGTCGCACGTTCGATTCCGCcctgctttgtgttttacagATTCCTCTgcctgtatttttctttccaggttGATATTTTACTCTGCAGagtaaaatgctaaaattgAGAAACGTCAAATaactggtggtggcagcatcatgctgtggaggcAGAATGCCGCTTTGGTCCCAGTTGATGGGAAAATGAACCAGAGaatcagtggtgtccaaactgcGGCTCGGGGGCCATTTTTGGcacttaaatacatttattttgatacaGATTTGTTTActgaactttatatttttaatccgGGTAAAATTATTACTATTGACTTAATTTTCTTGTAATGGAAAATTGcaagaaaatgacaaagtttttgcctttttaaaacgttttttaatCAGTAGATccacatttaatcaaataaaatcagcttttattttatttattaaacttggtTAAAGATGAAAGTGACCCGAATCCTGTTCTGGAAGGAATTTGTACAACCAAACCTAGAAGATTTTGAAAAgtagaagattttatttaatatggcaaatataaaaaatatatttttaagttctGGATTTAAAATTAGTAATATTTATACATCATGCAACTTTATctgctatatttttattttctaataatacTTTTGTCTCACATGACTAAAAGTTTGGACGCCCCTGATGCAGTTAATTAATAACTACAACATTTACAGATTTAGTACATAATGATCactaatatttacaaaaatctcAGTGTAACAATCAGTAAAACAAATtgtataaaactgtaaataaacccataaaacagatttaaatattaaaagagaaagacagacatttaaagtatttcatgcttaatttattgttgagaaagcaaaataatattgttttgttccATTTGGTTTATATTAAAAGATATGCATGGgtcagaatggcctagtcaaatccaactgtaaataaaaataacgcAGTTTACCTGAAATTCCAGCTAAACCTTCTGGGTTCGGGTTGTTAGATGTTGTGAGGCGTCAGCCGGCCCAGCAGGCCGTCCTGAGGTGACCTTAGCGGCTTCGTGTCGGTGTGGTTCAGAGCCAGAAACTCATTGCAACAGGAGGAAACTAACGTCACGTTGAATTTGacagaattaaaaatacatacGCAGCAGCAGAAGGTGTCGTGAGGCCcagtttattttcacagtttatttttgctaGTCCcagtttgcaaaaataaatgtgtaagaACAAgcatctctgctgctgtttaagTGTCTcagtttgtgaaatgttttaaatacagtccggtagactcggttcgattgggaccaaaactgcaacatccTCTACGTTTTCAGCTCCTGCACTTTGCTTTCCCACTGAAATGAGTCAGATGATCCAAAGTGATTgtaaaacctgttcccctcctggcctgtgggggcgctgcaccaagaaccactgaaggaaacatgaaaacctctgaagactcTGAGCGcatcttccttcttcacaaagtataaacaaaaacagagccGTCAGATTTTAGCGAATTAtctctcctgctagcgctaagCTAGctcgtttgttttggttgtatttacccagaatgcccttcGCTGtcgtccacttcctgcttttggaactGTCTCCAGTCCGCTTTGTGTTCACATATGCGTTCAAAccagaccagagttcacttaaaCCGAACAGAGACCAAGGTTTGTAGAAGGACCAGAGTTAGATCagcgttcacacctccccaaacaaaccggactttctggGCCAGCGGACTGGACTTGGGTTAAAGTTCAACTAAACATGGCCGCCTTTACAAACACACTAACCGGAGTTTTTCCTTCATGCTGTCAGGCGACAAAGCCCCACACCTCCAGCATGTCCAGCCTCAACTCCCAGGAATCCTCCAATGACATCTGCAAGCTGACGGACAAGCAGCAGGCGGAGTACCGGGACGCCTACAGGGAGTACGTGGCCCAGATGGCCCAGCTGGAGATGACCGGCAGCGGGGCGGAGCGGCCCGTCCAGCCCCATCCGAACCACTTCCTCCAGGCCTCCTGCTCAGAGGACAAAGCGGTGGGTCAGCTGCCTCAGTTTGTCCCAGCACACATTGAAAAACTatcatttttaactttcatattgatttataaaccaaaatctgaaaagtgtggcatgcattccTCCTCCACCCCATCTTACACAATTTGAAAATaggataaaatatttgttgtaattgAACAAAATTTGGGTGCATTTCTCCAAATCACAACAATCACCCGGTATAGTGCTTTAGcttttgctaataaaaatattactataACTCTTAAGTGTTAGCAGTAACAGAATTACTATGTAAGTAAAGTGATTAAGCATTAGCTTCTGCAAAATATCTTGTTGCTATTGTGTTTTAGCGTTAGTGAAACTCATGTTTATGCTTTACGGTGGTTTAAGGTTAGCGCAGCTAACTTAATAGCTAGCTGTTCCCATCACTGGTAAAATTAATAAGGTACATTAAATATgatattttattgctatttaggggcaaaaaaatctaaacattttttaaggaAAAGATGAATTGATgcgaataaaaaataaaaccatgcatATGTCAcagtattcattttatttttggtgtaatTGAGtaataaaagtgatttaaatttCATTCCTTCATCCTGAATGCTGAGGCCTTGGTTTACTTGTGCAATTATCTCTGACAAGCTGTGGAATGAGAGTTCTCCTTATCGAATCCTTCATCCTCTCCTCATCCTCAGGCCAAGGAGGGAACAGACCCGGACAGCCGCAAGCCCTTCAAGAGGGCCTCCAAGAGCAGCGACATCACAGACTTCGCCTCGGGCGCCGACACGCCGCTCCTGGACCCCATCAGCGAAGAGGATGAGAACCACAGCCTGTCCTCCAGGAACCCTGCTTCAAAGAAAGCAGCGGGGTCGTACTACCACAAGCTCCCCAGTGAAGACGACTCCGGCCCCGAGGAAGCCGACAACACCACGCCGCTCCTCCACAAGGCGGGCCGCGCCAGTCCGCCGTCGCCTGGCCTCCGCTCAGACATCCTGGAGAAGAAGGACTCGGATTCAGGGATGCGGTCCAGCAACAGCTCCCCGGGTTCGCCCCTGGAGGAGGCCGGCGGAGCGCTGAACCCCGGCCTGATCGAGCTGGAGCTGGAGGGCctggtgaggaagaggagcctcTTGCCCAGCCGGTTGCAGGATCCGGCGGTGGCCCGCATGTCCATCTGCTCCGACGCGCCGTCCGAAGCCAGCCTGATGGCAAGCAGCCCAGACGAAGGCTGGCCCGCTGACTCGGTCAGCAACCTGAACCGCACCGCCAGCAACACCACCCTCAACAACAACTCAACAACAGACGACACCAACTCCAACTCCAACAACAGTCGTCAGCGGCAGGAGAACTTCCTGGATTCCAGCATCATCATCCACCCAGGAAGCACCGCCGCCACAGccgtccatcagaaccagaacctgtgcTCCATCAACCTGGGAGACGAGCGGGAGAGCGTTCTCTGAGGCCCTCATCTCTAATTTGGGTCATGTTCATCATTGATGTTGTGATGTTTTAGTGCAGGTATCCGTGGAATGAGTAGCTGATCCAAATAAAACCCTGTTAGCAGAACTCCTGACCTCATATCAGTGATCGTTTCCTGTTGTGTTTGTGATTTCTCTCTGTATTTCCTTGAAGGAATAAAAAGTGTTCTCAAATTGAAACCAGAAGCTAGATGTTACTGATAGTTCAGCAGTGTTGATGCATGGTGGTGCTGTTTGGTAGTTTCTAGGTAGCAAGGGAATGGGTTTCCTGTTGcatgatgttgtgttttgtgaattaataaatatttcactacATGACCCATAATAATCGTCTGatgtttttacagtattttttctggaaaatcttTGTTTAGACATTTAACTTGGTTTCCCAGAGTTCCTACATAGTCTGgaattagatttaaatgtttatacaTTAGAAAAAGGTTTTAGTGCATTcacatgttttaatattttattaataatgcaataataaaaaagttatatCGGTATGGACATGCATGCATCCAATGATGCGtttagctagctagttagcaacgtagctagctagctagctgccTGGTTACGCTCCTAGCTAGTATCGCTCTATCAATTTAATTTGTAGAGAATATCGAAGCAACAAGGCCCGACGTCTTCAGACTTTACGTATCTTActttgcacaaaaatgtttgtccatCTAAACTGATGAGCTAGCTGTGTAGCTAGATTGTTAGCTACGTAACTAGCAAGCTAAAATGCTACGCAGACATTGCTCTATCAATTTAActtagaacatttcagcaacaagtccGATTAAAGGgatttacatgataaaaacatagaataaatatataaaaacgtaatataaaacaaacgagtaataaaaagttataaTCCAGACTAAAATATGTTCAGGTAAtaatcaaaggcagctctaaaTAGGAGGCTTTTAGCCTtgatttcagtgtttcagatgttttacagttttctggaagttttgtCTGAGCTGAATGAtccttctccatgtttggttctggttctggggatgcagggaagaaccagaaccagaaaacctgagaggtctggaagatTGATGAGCAGATTTAAGACGTTCAGTGATTTACCACCAGCAGTATTTGAAAGTCTTTCCTCTCAGTGAAGGACtgtagaactgggtggtgtagaactgggtgatgtagAACTGGCTggtgtagaactgggtgatgtaaAACTGGGTTGTGTAGAACTGGCTGATGTGCTCtgcctggttttagtcagaccGCCagtctggatcagctgcagttGGACCATTGATTTTTGTTAGGCAGGCCTGTGAAGACACTATTGCGTTAATCAATGtaactaaagataaacgcatggatgagtttcgtcctttaatcctggaaatgttcttcaggagATAGAAGACCGACTTTATAACTAACTTTATGGGAATCTGAATGTTAAATAACTAAAGTTACATGATGTgttgattgtttcttttttggttgttgagttgtttttattaatttggttATTGTTATTCAGTCAATCAATCTGTAatacctttgtttttgttttctccttcctgtctcCGCTTTTAGCAGCGTTCATATTAATTTTCTGgtataaaacttttaaaatgcgCTGAAAACAGCAGTATTTATTAATCCAAATGTGATACTTTAACATAGAAACGTGCAGGAACTTTGAGTTTACAccgtttacattttaaactgtaaatgcaTCATGTTTACAACCAACACATTCTGCACTGACAGGATTAATTTTGTCCGATAGATGGCGCACTCTCCATACAAACCCGCTGCAGGCCCGCTGAtaagaagctgcagctcagaccAACAAGACTCAAAGCTGAGTGTTGACATTTATGAAGAGAGGCGGTTCGGTTGCCGTTTCCCAGACTGACTCAGTGTTTCTGTTCACATGAAACTGAACTGGTTTGTTCTTTTTGGACTGATGTGATTCCTCGGGTCAGATGAAGAACATCTCAGCCTCCTCGaacttttaacacaaaaactgaCCAAAACTATTCCCACCCTTCAGACTTAAACCCATTTTCATAAACTGCAACTAGAAACCTCAACGTTTTGTTTGGCGATTTTTTACAACGTTTACAATCCAAGGAGCGATTTCTGTTGAATGAAACTCAGTTAGAGACACCAATTTTACATAACCTTcactttgttttgataaatatctactGTAGGAAGTTTTATGCCTTTTGTTTTaagataaattacatttttatctcaATTGTTCGAGTTAACaccaaagaaaaagtaatttttcccAAACCAACACCAGtacatatttttctgtggaaaattaTCCATCACGTCCATCCAAAATTGGAATAATTAATTGAATAAACTCTACTATTATGAACAAACTGAATAGAATCAAAAGATAAGACaccttaaaaaatattactggcACTTTGAGGGGAAATCGATGCGATtcctctgctttaaactttccttttaatttacttttaggatcaattaattattttttaattttacctgCATTTGTCATTAtaactatatttaaaaacatcaattggttctttttcatttttaaccaaagttACTGAGAAGTGGCAgacaaattaatgttttcaatttacaacaaaaaactaaattcttgGTTGGAtttaggcctggactttgactaggccatttcaGCACATCTAATTGCATCTCTGGCTGATTCGGATGGTCAGTCTCAGGGTTTTTGCAGAATGTAACaagttttctttcagcttcCCCATCAACTCTGGTCTGCgtcccacagcataatgctgccaccaccatgttacCCATGGTGCCTTTTAGCCTCCCTTCCGTTTTTAACAAAACGAAGCGCGAACAAACTCaggaggtatgaatacttttggaagagACAGCCCGGAATGCGCATGCGCTCTCAATATTTCCATTTCCAGCTGATATCTAATCATTTTCAATCGATCAGAGACTCGGTTTTATCTGACGTTAACTTGCTTGAGATTTGGCCGGAGCTCGAGTGGCTCAGACTAAAACCTCCTAATCCTGTTTACCAACACAGCATGTGAGAAAGTAAAAGTGCTGCGCTCCAAACAAGCTTTTTTTACGCAACCTGTGCGCCTCAAGGGCAGAAATGTCGCTCTAAATGCGCACATTCCGCTGGACGACAGCTGACTTTACGCACCAAATGAAACATGTCGGAGTTGcgttttggatttattttgtataaaagaaaaaaggaaaaaaagagagaggtaCAATTTacataacttttataaaaagtttCAGCATAATTAAGTACAACATTACACTTTTTTGCAGGAGTTTCAAATTCCTGCAACTATACAAGAGAGTTCACAAAGTCTCATTCTTTcacttttactctttttttatgttttaaacatcGTCCAGTCCTTCATGTGCCAACAATTCTGACAAGACAAGACTAAACTTTATACAGTAACTACCGAGTCTGTTCTGTACACGATCCCAACCTCCGCAAAAAAAGCGAAGAGTTCAAACGGGGAGAGGGGAGACGAAGGGAGGACAGGAGGGGAAATAATCCCGAATAACGCGCCTTCCGTTTCCAGAAAGGACCCACAAATAAGAagtcttaaattaaataataacgAGGAGTCCAAACAGGAAACACATCACATCAGATTGTCCCATAATAAGCGAAAGTCTCTTGatttctggaggaaaaaaaaatccaggagaGTGGGGGAGGAAAGTCCTGCTCCCCGCGTCCTGCGTGTGTTTCTGCGTCTTGACCAAACACCTGCAAGAGATTGAGAAAGAGAGAGGCGTGTTTAGAAAACGCAAACAGGGCAGAGATCCGGACAGACTGGCGCCAGGGAGGAAGCCgcagtttttaacatttaaccAAACACTTCCAATACTGAGCAAACCCTGCGCTCCAGatgcgcgcgcgcgcgcacacgcacacacacacacacacacacacacacacacacacacacacacacacacacccacacacacacacacacacacacacacacacacacacacacacacacacacacacacacacggatgGGAACGCACGCACTTTTCGCTCAACTTCAGCCTCCAATCTGGGGAAGAATCAGCGTAATTGCCGCTCAGCTGGCGCCTACCCACTTCTTGTACCAATTATGTGCAGACATGGTAGTAGCAGTAATCCAAACAGCCATTATTTTCCTGTTGCAGATGCTCTTCATTACAGACACGAGAGGAGCCGCACAAATCCGACGCAAACTGCGCCTACTTACCGCCTTAGCGACGCAGAGTCCGGCTGTCATCTGTCCGCAGCTCTGACGGAAACTCCGgggactgaaaacaaaaacaaaccaaaatgttaGCGcctgttttggggggtttttacGCAGCGGGCGTCGAATCTAGGTCGGATTGTGAACAAAAGAGGAGAAACGAGCCGTcgggttttatttgtttttttaaaatcctgtaaTTACCTGTAACGACAGGATGCTGATGTCTGTGTTGAGGGCGGTCAGCGGGGTCCGGGACGCGCTCTGCCCCGGCCGCGCCGCGGGGTGATGCAGGCTGGAGTCCAGCGCGATCTGCAGGTCCAGGATGTAGTCGATGACATGCTGCAGGATTTCCATCTTGCTGACGTTCTTGTTCTGCGGGATGCTCGGAACCAGCTCCTTCAGCTTGGAGTAGCAGTCGTTCATGTTGTACAGCAGGCTGAGCGGGTCGTCCACTGGGGTTTTGCTCCGGGAGATTCCCAGGGAGTGATCCGAGAAACCGGCGCCGGCTTTCCGGAAGGAGCGCACGGGACTTATTGCTTTCATCGCGCCGGAGGGAGTCGGGTTGTTGTCGCGCTGCTTTCGGTTCGGTCGGGCGATCAGCGATCAGACTGGATCAGCCGAGCTGTCAGAGCGGGTTTTATAGGCGGCTGGCTGCACTGGTGACACGGGCGGCTCCGGCGCGCTGATTGGGCGCGGGCGCCGCGTCGCTCACTGCGCATCGCGGCTCCGATTGGCTGTTTGTCGGAGCCGCGGAACCAGCGGAGGGCGCTTCAGCAATTTGGAAAATGAAGCGCTTACCTGTTTCTGATCAAGAAAATTAATGATGGTGAGGACGCGCCTCTAGCTTTGCGCAGCTTGGATTTAAAAAACCCAACGCagtaatcatcatcatcatcatcgtgataaaaaataaaataataaaatgatcaaGCAACGCAGTCAAAGTGACAGGACTGGTGACTCTTAATTCATTTCAGTCCAACTCGGCATGAAGGAAACCTGAAGACTCAGgtaaaaatcaactttaacctcagaaaatatggaaacatccttatttacaatttattgctccaaatgaagctaaaagcctgaattttaaatatctacTTTCTGAAATGCGCCTCAATCTGAGTTCATGAAACTTTTAACGACCTGGATGATGTTTTcattctgcagctgcagttgACCCCCCAGGGGCGCAGCAATTGCCCCCAGGGGCAAGTGAAGGCTGTGCTTAATTAAATTAGATCCGaatgaataaatctgtttgttttttttggtgggaAAAATCAGCAGTTCTggaactttaatgttttatttaattcagaacaaagaaacaggagaaaataggaaatgttttaaataataataatgattaattaatttttcacgttttgacagtttttgcacattttccaaacacagacagacaggtgatGAATTTGCTCAAGAGCACGTCGGCGCATCACTGAGCGAACCGGCAACCATCAGCAGCCtctctatttctctctctctctctctctctgcagacgCTCCGGCGCCGTGACGTCAGCCCATTCACAGCAGCCCTTGAGCCAAGCCCTCGCGGCGCCGCTCAGGCGGTTTCCATGGAGACGGCGGGGCGGTCCCAGCTCATCGACCCCTAAAACCCGGGCCGGTGGTGCGTTCAGGGACCGCCGGAACTCCCGAACACATCAGCGCTGACACAAAACCAGGGGCGCTGCTAGAAAACCAATGGGGGAGGGGTTGGATTTCAGGAAGTGACGAAGGCAGAAgttgaaatttaaattaaataaaaataataatgattaaaaaaaggttttattaaacaaaatcagtttGGTTCGTATATGCACTATAAATCAATTGATCAAAtgcaaaatttgtaattaataagTTTTTAATAGAATGAGTCAAATTATAGATTATTATGATTATAATTAATGATATTAGCTAGAATGCTACATTTTATGTCCGATTTTATAttcttgttttcatgtttctgtctgtgatTTATAACACTTCAGGCtatgatttttttgtatatattaaaaaaaataaacaaagaaaatgtccaTAGGTgctatgaataaattaaatacacaaataaatgttactATTCACAATGTAATCTTTTGATCCTGGTGTAAACATCAGGGCAGTTGTGGGTAATTATTGACCTCTGACCCGGTGGTGGTGCCACTAACTCCAACCTGTAAGGATACTTCACCTCTCGCCATCCTAAGCATATTAAATTACTTCTTAAATATACTTAATTATATAAgtaaaaacaccaataaaataaaaatgaatatattaATACAATTATCCAACaatgagtaaataaaattacttacaaatattttacaaatgaataCCTTTCAATAACTACccaataacacataaaatcaataaaaggattaattaatcaattaaattacccaacaaaaagtaaagtgtttaaaaatacccaatgataagaaataaatttaatgaaGTAA
This is a stretch of genomic DNA from Gambusia affinis linkage group LG16, SWU_Gaff_1.0, whole genome shotgun sequence. It encodes these proteins:
- the id2a gene encoding DNA-binding protein inhibitor ID-2a, whose amino-acid sequence is MKAISPVRSFRKAGAGFSDHSLGISRSKTPVDDPLSLLYNMNDCYSKLKELVPSIPQNKNVSKMEILQHVIDYILDLQIALDSSLHHPAARPGQSASRTPLTALNTDISILSLQSPEFPSELRTDDSRTLRR